The DNA window GGGGGGCGCGGCGTGCTTAGGTCGGGCGTTTCCGCGTCGGCGCGGTCGAGCGCGTCGTCGAGCGCGTCGTCGAGCGCGTCGTCGAGCGCGCCCTCGTGGGAGGGGTTTGCCGACGCGAGCTTCGTGCTGCCCGCGTGGTCGTACGCGACCGATGGGGAGCGCGCGGTGCTGCGCGCGATCGTGCCGCGGGATGCGCTGGACGATGCGGAGCTGCGGCTCGTCTCGCTGGCGCGGGAGCTGTGGGAGCGCGAGGGGCAAGGCCGTGACGGGCACGGCGTGGAGGCGGCGTCGTCGGCGCTGTCGGCGTCGGCATACGAGGAGCTGTGCGCGCCCGAGGAGTTCCGCCGGCTGGTGCGTGACGCGCTGGGGTGCTTCCAGGAGGGAGCGCTGGAGAAGGTGGTGCTCGCGGCACCCGGTCTGCTGACGGCGGAGGTGCCGTTCGGGATCGGCGAGGCGCTCGCGCGGTTGCGCGAGGGCTACCTCGGGTGCGCGCGGTTCGCGTTGCCGCGAGGGAAGGCGGTGTTCCTCGGGGCGAGCCCGGAGCGGCTGGTCGCGGTGGACGGGGGCAAGGTGGACGTGGACGCGCTCGCGGGCTCGGCGCCGCGGCGCGAGGACGACGCGCTGGCGGCGCGCGCGCTGCTGGAGAGCATGAAGGACCGGCGGGAGCACGCGCTGGTGGTGGAGGCGATCGCGCGGGCGCTCGCGCCGGTGTGCGCGTCGCTGGAGGTGCCGGCCGAGCCGGTGGTGCGCACGCTGCGCAACGTGCACCACCTGTCGTCCCCGATCCGGGGCGAGCTGCTCGGGCGTGCGTCGGTGCTGGCGCTGGCGGCGCGGCTGCACCCGACGCCGGCGATCTGCGGGACGCCACGCGAGGCGGCGCTGTCGTGGATCCAGGCGCGGGAGCCGGCGCCGCGGGGCTGGTACGCGGGGGCGGTTGGCTGGATCGGTGAAGGCGGCGAGGGTGCACTCTGGGTGGGGCTGCGCTCGGCGCTGGTCGAGGGGGCGAAGGCCTGGCTCTATGCGGGGGTTGGCCTGGTGGCGGGCTCGGATCCGGACGCAGAGCTGAACGAGACCCGGGTGAAGCGGCGGCCGATGCTGTCGGCGCTGGGTGGGCTCCCCGGAGGTGCCGTGTGAGCGGCTCGAACTTGCACATGGCGTGGGCCGAGCTGTTCGTGCGCGCGGCGGTGCTCGCCGGGGTGCGCGAGGCGGTGATCTGCCCGGGGTC is part of the Chondromyces crocatus genome and encodes:
- a CDS encoding isochorismate synthase, producing the protein MLRSGVSASARSSASSSASSSASSSAPSWEGFADASFVLPAWSYATDGERAVLRAIVPRDALDDAELRLVSLARELWEREGQGRDGHGVEAASSALSASAYEELCAPEEFRRLVRDALGCFQEGALEKVVLAAPGLLTAEVPFGIGEALARLREGYLGCARFALPRGKAVFLGASPERLVAVDGGKVDVDALAGSAPRREDDALAARALLESMKDRREHALVVEAIARALAPVCASLEVPAEPVVRTLRNVHHLSSPIRGELLGRASVLALAARLHPTPAICGTPREAALSWIQAREPAPRGWYAGAVGWIGEGGEGALWVGLRSALVEGAKAWLYAGVGLVAGSDPDAELNETRVKRRPMLSALGGLPGGAV